Proteins encoded in a region of the Sphingopyxis sp. OAS728 genome:
- the arfB gene encoding alternative ribosome rescue aminoacyl-tRNA hydrolase ArfB: MAEIPESAISEKFLAGSGPGGQNVNKVATACQLRVDVFALGLAPDAYRRLKALAGSKMTAAGELVILARSFRTQEANRADARARLNELVDAALVRPERRIKTKPSKAAKAKRVDTKKARSSVKAGRGRVRVD, from the coding sequence GTGGCTGAGATCCCCGAAAGTGCGATCAGCGAGAAGTTCCTCGCTGGGTCGGGTCCGGGGGGCCAGAATGTCAACAAGGTCGCGACCGCGTGCCAGCTGCGCGTCGACGTTTTTGCACTGGGGCTCGCGCCCGATGCCTATCGGCGGCTGAAGGCACTTGCGGGAAGCAAGATGACCGCCGCGGGCGAACTCGTCATCCTCGCACGCAGTTTCCGCACGCAGGAAGCCAATCGCGCCGACGCGCGTGCGCGGCTGAACGAACTGGTCGACGCCGCGCTCGTCCGTCCCGAACGGCGGATCAAGACCAAGCCCAGCAAGGCGGCCAAGGCGAAGCGCGTCGATACCAAGAAGGCGCGGAGTTCGGTCAAGGCCGGCCGCGGCCGCGTGCGCGTCGACTAA
- a CDS encoding PadR family transcriptional regulator, producing MLLLLYALSVRTQQWRHGYELMKETGLQSGTLYPLLMRMSEQGLVEAEWREPERPGRPARHAYRLTAAGVTLAREVAPAAGAFAPEFIRA from the coding sequence ATGTTGCTCCTTCTCTATGCGCTTTCGGTGCGCACCCAGCAGTGGCGGCACGGCTATGAGCTGATGAAGGAGACCGGCCTTCAATCGGGGACGCTCTATCCGCTGCTGATGCGCATGTCCGAGCAGGGCCTGGTCGAGGCCGAGTGGCGCGAGCCGGAGCGGCCGGGTCGCCCGGCCCGTCACGCCTATCGCCTGACCGCGGCTGGCGTGACGCTGGCGCGGGAAGTGGCGCCGGCAGCAGGTGCATTCGCCCCGGAGTTTATACGCGCATGA
- the wrbA gene encoding NAD(P)H:quinone oxidoreductase, with product MAKVLVLYYSSYGHVEQMADAVAEGARAAGAEVDIRRVAETAPAAVVQAAGFKTDTAHPLLSDPNELADYDAIVVGTPTRFGRMSSQMASFWDTAGGVWAQGKLNGKVGAAFTSTGSQHGGQETTLFSVLTNLIHFGMTIVGLDYGFAGQMGVEEVKGGAPYGATTIAGADGSRQPGEADLAGARYLGDRVARTAAKLIA from the coding sequence ATGGCCAAGGTACTGGTGCTTTATTATTCGAGCTATGGGCATGTCGAACAGATGGCCGACGCCGTCGCCGAGGGCGCGCGCGCCGCGGGCGCCGAGGTCGACATCCGCCGCGTTGCGGAAACCGCCCCCGCCGCGGTCGTTCAGGCCGCGGGCTTCAAGACCGACACCGCGCACCCGCTGCTGAGCGACCCCAATGAACTCGCCGATTACGACGCGATCGTCGTCGGCACGCCGACGCGCTTCGGCCGCATGTCGAGCCAGATGGCGAGCTTCTGGGACACCGCCGGCGGCGTCTGGGCGCAGGGCAAGCTGAATGGCAAGGTCGGTGCGGCCTTCACCTCGACCGGGTCGCAGCATGGCGGTCAGGAAACGACGCTCTTTTCGGTCCTCACCAACCTCATCCACTTCGGCATGACGATCGTCGGGCTCGATTATGGCTTTGCCGGCCAGATGGGTGTCGAAGAAGTGAAGGGCGGCGCACCCTATGGCGCGACGACGATCGCCGGTGCCGACGGATCGCGCCAGCCGGGCGAGGCCGACCTCGCCGGTGCCCGCTATCTCGGCGACCGCGTGGCACGCACCGCCGCCAAGCTGATCGCCTGA
- the ctrA gene encoding response regulator transcription factor CtrA codes for MRVLLIEDEPTTAKAIDTMLTTEGFNVYTTDLGEEGLDLGKLYDYDIILLDLNLPDMHGYDVLKKLRTAKVQTPVLILSGISEMDSKVRSFGFGADDYVTKPFHRDELVARIHAVVRRSKGHSQSVIKTGKLAVNLDTKTVEVDTTRVHLTGKEYQMLELLSLRKGTTLTKEMFLNHLYGGMDEPELKIIDVFICKLRKKLALACHGENYIETVWGRGYVLRDIDDEGNEVRRVA; via the coding sequence ATGCGCGTACTGCTGATCGAGGACGAGCCGACGACCGCGAAAGCGATCGACACGATGCTCACGACCGAAGGCTTCAATGTCTATACCACCGATCTCGGTGAGGAAGGCTTGGATCTCGGCAAGCTCTATGATTACGACATCATCCTGCTCGACCTGAACCTGCCCGACATGCACGGATACGACGTGCTGAAAAAGCTCCGCACCGCGAAGGTGCAGACGCCGGTGCTGATCCTGTCGGGCATTTCGGAAATGGATTCGAAGGTGCGCTCGTTCGGCTTTGGCGCCGACGATTATGTCACCAAACCGTTCCACCGCGACGAGCTGGTCGCCCGCATCCATGCGGTCGTCCGCCGGTCGAAGGGTCACAGCCAGAGCGTCATCAAGACGGGCAAGCTGGCGGTCAATCTCGACACCAAGACGGTCGAGGTCGATACGACGCGCGTGCATCTGACCGGCAAGGAATATCAGATGCTCGAGCTGCTTTCGCTCCGCAAGGGCACGACGCTGACCAAGGAAATGTTCCTGAACCACCTTTATGGCGGCATGGACGAGCCCGAACTCAAGATCATCGACGTCTTCATCTGCAAGCTGCGCAAGAAACTCGCGCTCGCCTGCCACGGTGAAAATTATATCGAGACGGTCTGGGGCCGCGGCTACGTCCTTCGCGACATCGACGACGAAGGCAATGAAGTGCGCCGCGTCGCCTGA
- a CDS encoding serine hydrolase domain-containing protein: protein MAVLIAAPAAAQPGSCPSPAEAVGGPSNAHSRYIEANLQPPIVEKGAKPFSLAERMRRYDVPGLSVAVIHDGKLDWTRGWGIRDLTSCAPVTPDTAFQAASISKVVAAMVALRLVEQGRIGLDSDINGALRSWQLPKDPKLAPGGVTLRQLLSHTAGLGVHGFDRGYLPGEALPTTVQILDGLPPADSQPVRSIFPAGAQFRYSGGGYMVAQLALSDVSGMSFSDLAEREVLGPLGMTRSAFAMPPSAAIRTDMAFGSAHGATIPGYYVVVPQLAAGGLWASSGDLARLLIDLQASGAGEKGHRLSPAMTRAMMTPVKDNWGLGLALYRDGVPRFGHDGVNPGFESFMAAYVGKGEGIVVLTNGGDGRRLINEVVRAVAADYGWPDIAVPATEAKTLPLAQLSKAAGRFEGSGLNIDIDARPEGLFAKFVGAPASAAERLVALSPTRFRSEALGITVEFAPDFSSFTFIDGGPPMRVVRTMAAPPATKGS, encoded by the coding sequence ATGGCCGTGCTGATTGCCGCCCCCGCCGCCGCGCAGCCGGGCAGCTGCCCCTCCCCTGCCGAGGCTGTGGGCGGGCCGAGCAACGCGCATAGCCGCTATATCGAGGCAAATCTGCAGCCCCCGATCGTCGAAAAGGGGGCCAAGCCGTTCAGCCTCGCCGAACGCATGCGCCGATATGATGTGCCCGGGCTCAGCGTCGCCGTGATCCACGATGGCAAGCTCGACTGGACACGCGGCTGGGGCATTCGCGATCTCACGAGCTGCGCGCCGGTCACGCCGGACACCGCCTTCCAGGCCGCGTCGATCAGCAAGGTCGTGGCGGCGATGGTGGCGCTGCGACTGGTAGAGCAGGGCAGGATCGGGCTCGACAGCGATATCAACGGCGCGCTGCGTTCCTGGCAGTTGCCGAAGGATCCGAAGCTGGCGCCGGGCGGCGTCACGCTGCGCCAGTTACTGAGCCATACTGCCGGACTCGGCGTTCATGGTTTCGATCGCGGGTACCTGCCCGGCGAGGCCCTCCCCACGACCGTCCAGATCCTCGATGGCTTGCCGCCGGCCGACAGCCAGCCCGTTCGCAGCATATTTCCCGCGGGCGCGCAATTTCGATATTCGGGCGGCGGTTATATGGTGGCGCAACTCGCGCTTTCCGACGTGAGCGGCATGTCGTTTTCCGATCTTGCCGAGCGTGAGGTGCTGGGTCCGCTTGGCATGACCCGCAGCGCCTTTGCCATGCCTCCGTCAGCCGCGATCCGCACCGACATGGCGTTCGGGTCCGCTCATGGCGCGACGATCCCGGGCTATTATGTCGTCGTCCCCCAACTGGCGGCCGGGGGGCTGTGGGCCAGTTCTGGCGACCTCGCGCGCCTGCTGATCGACCTTCAGGCATCCGGCGCGGGCGAGAAGGGTCACCGCCTTTCGCCCGCCATGACGCGCGCGATGATGACGCCGGTCAAGGACAATTGGGGGCTCGGGCTTGCCCTTTACCGGGACGGTGTCCCGCGCTTCGGCCACGACGGCGTGAACCCCGGATTCGAATCCTTCATGGCCGCCTATGTCGGCAAGGGCGAAGGGATCGTCGTCCTGACCAATGGCGGCGACGGCCGGCGGCTCATCAACGAAGTCGTGCGCGCCGTTGCGGCCGACTATGGTTGGCCGGATATCGCGGTGCCGGCCACCGAGGCGAAGACATTGCCGCTCGCGCAGCTTTCCAAGGCGGCGGGGCGCTTCGAGGGTAGCGGGCTCAACATCGACATCGACGCGCGACCCGAGGGATTGTTTGCGAAGTTCGTCGGCGCCCCCGCCTCCGCGGCCGAACGGCTGGTCGCGCTCTCACCCACGCGCTTTCGATCCGAAGCGCTTGGCATCACGGTCGAGTTCGCGCCGGACTTTTCAAGCTTCACCTTCATCGATGGCGGTCCTCCGATGCGGGTGGTGCGGACGATGGCGGCGCCCCCGGCGACGAAAGGCAGTTAG
- a CDS encoding PilZ domain-containing protein — MLGNRTIGVKKAPTPARRAERTSIDGRARFREAGSNPFDAELFDLSANGFRMFTFSRQAIGKHIWVNLPGLQPMEAVVRRQDGNNYGCEFTNPLHPSVADHLRAKLAK, encoded by the coding sequence GTGTTGGGAAATCGCACCATCGGGGTCAAAAAGGCGCCCACGCCAGCGCGCCGCGCCGAGCGCACGTCGATCGACGGGCGCGCCCGTTTTCGTGAAGCAGGTTCAAACCCGTTCGACGCCGAGCTGTTCGACCTGTCGGCGAACGGATTCCGTATGTTCACCTTTTCGCGCCAGGCGATCGGCAAGCATATCTGGGTAAACCTGCCCGGGCTGCAACCGATGGAGGCCGTGGTGCGCCGGCAGGACGGCAATAATTACGGCTGCGAATTCACCAATCCGCTGCATCCCTCGGTCGCCGACCATTTGCGGGCGAAGCTGGCGAAATAA
- a CDS encoding isopenicillin N synthase family dioxygenase, whose amino-acid sequence MTAAVPVISMSLPADQFAKDFGASFERFGFAMITDHGIDPALIDEAWTKAKAFFALPEETKRAYHIAGGGGARGYTPFGTEIAKGAKEVDLKEFWHVGRDLPAGHRLAAQQPNNVWPTEVDGFRTAYDKLFAEFDRVGGRLLSGIARYLGLAPDFFDDTVADGNSVMRLLHYPPVEAPAKGIRAEAHEDINTITLLLGAEEAGLEILDKDGSWLPVSPPPGAMAVNVGDMLQRLTNNKLPSTTHRVRNPDAGRASVARYSMPFFLHFRSDYPIETLESCVDASHPNLYPTPITADEYLQERLREIGLKK is encoded by the coding sequence ATGACCGCTGCCGTTCCCGTCATTTCCATGTCGCTCCCCGCCGACCAGTTCGCAAAGGATTTCGGGGCGTCGTTCGAACGCTTCGGCTTCGCGATGATCACCGATCATGGCATCGACCCCGCGCTGATCGACGAAGCCTGGACCAAGGCGAAGGCCTTTTTCGCGCTGCCCGAGGAAACCAAGCGCGCCTATCATATCGCCGGCGGCGGCGGCGCGCGCGGCTACACCCCGTTCGGGACCGAGATTGCCAAGGGCGCGAAGGAAGTCGACCTCAAGGAATTCTGGCACGTCGGCCGCGACCTGCCCGCGGGCCACCGCCTCGCCGCGCAGCAGCCGAACAATGTCTGGCCTACCGAGGTCGACGGCTTTCGCACCGCCTACGACAAGCTCTTCGCCGAATTCGACCGCGTCGGCGGTCGGCTCCTGTCGGGCATCGCGCGCTACCTCGGCCTCGCGCCCGATTTCTTCGACGACACCGTCGCCGACGGCAACAGCGTGATGCGCCTGCTCCATTATCCGCCAGTCGAAGCGCCCGCCAAGGGCATCCGCGCCGAGGCGCATGAGGATATCAACACGATCACCTTGCTGCTCGGCGCCGAAGAGGCCGGGCTCGAAATTCTCGACAAGGACGGCAGCTGGCTTCCCGTCTCGCCGCCGCCGGGGGCGATGGCGGTCAATGTCGGCGACATGCTGCAGCGGCTTACCAACAACAAGCTGCCCTCGACCACCCACCGCGTCCGCAATCCCGACGCGGGCCGCGCCAGCGTTGCGCGCTACTCGATGCCCTTCTTCCTGCACTTCCGCTCGGACTATCCGATCGAAACGCTCGAAAGCTGCGTCGACGCCTCGCACCCGAACCTCTATCCGACGCCGATCACCGCCGACGAATATCTGCAGGAGCGGCTGCGCGAGATCGGGCTGAAGAAGTAA
- a CDS encoding LysR family transcriptional regulator, protein MALPDYEGWACFVAVADGGSFTAAAASLGLSKASVSKAVTRLEASLGITLLHRSSRVVAVSTAGAGLLDEARAMVVAATAATEAARGDRIDLAGPIRLAAPMSFGIKVLGPPLAAFLEQHPAVEIEVLLSDARHDPVAEGIDLTLRIAPLADSSLLARTIAPVAASVIASPGYLEKHGTPKHPLELAGHRLIGYGHRQRAMPLHFHRKGEEATVLPTGPLFANNGDVAVPLVVAGVGIAALPDFIAAEALASGAVVPILTDWSLPQSHLHLLSPPSRLRPARVRALSDHLVDTLKMSCTGAHDRYVTLHHDRKTA, encoded by the coding sequence GTGGCACTTCCCGACTATGAAGGCTGGGCCTGTTTTGTGGCTGTCGCCGACGGCGGCAGCTTTACCGCCGCGGCGGCTTCGCTCGGCCTATCGAAGGCAAGCGTGTCGAAGGCGGTGACGCGGCTCGAGGCGTCGCTCGGCATCACCCTGCTGCACAGGAGCTCGCGCGTCGTCGCGGTGTCGACCGCGGGCGCGGGGCTACTTGACGAGGCGCGCGCGATGGTGGTGGCGGCGACCGCGGCGACCGAAGCGGCGCGCGGCGACCGCATCGACCTCGCGGGCCCGATCCGCCTCGCGGCGCCGATGAGCTTCGGGATCAAGGTGCTCGGCCCGCCGCTCGCCGCGTTCCTCGAACAGCATCCGGCGGTCGAGATCGAGGTGCTGCTGAGCGATGCACGCCACGACCCGGTCGCCGAGGGGATCGACCTGACGCTGCGCATCGCGCCGCTCGCCGATTCGAGCCTACTCGCGCGCACGATCGCCCCGGTCGCGGCGTCGGTGATCGCCAGCCCCGGCTATCTGGAGAAGCATGGCACGCCGAAACATCCGCTCGAACTCGCGGGCCACCGGCTGATCGGATACGGTCACCGGCAGCGCGCGATGCCGCTGCACTTCCATCGCAAGGGCGAGGAGGCGACCGTGCTGCCGACCGGGCCGCTGTTTGCCAACAATGGCGACGTGGCGGTGCCGCTGGTGGTTGCCGGCGTGGGAATCGCCGCGCTGCCCGACTTCATCGCCGCCGAGGCGCTGGCGTCGGGCGCGGTCGTCCCGATCCTGACCGACTGGTCGCTCCCGCAGTCGCACCTGCACCTTCTCTCGCCGCCGTCACGCCTCCGCCCCGCACGCGTGCGCGCGCTCTCGGACCATCTCGTCGACACGCTGAAGATGTCCTGTACCGGGGCACATGACCGCTATGTGACGCTTCACCATGACCGCAAAACGGCCTGA
- a CDS encoding SOS response-associated peptidase family protein, protein MQLYRLDAAAAQISDVFGVDAGDDPWTGDYVTPGRPAPVIAPDSRGGPRRYLRPKLWGVPPPPQGTQPVATVRNLSSPFWIGTLRHPELRCLVPATSFALWSGPAGAKRQRWASISGRPIFAFAGIQRQNEDWPGFALLTTDPNGLLERLAPGAMPLILHAEDHERWLTAEWRDAVQLVTPFPSHLMTVGDRPPV, encoded by the coding sequence ATGCAGCTCTACCGGCTCGATGCCGCCGCCGCGCAGATTTCGGACGTTTTCGGCGTCGATGCGGGCGATGACCCCTGGACGGGCGACTATGTCACGCCCGGCCGTCCCGCGCCGGTGATCGCGCCCGACAGCCGCGGCGGACCGCGCCGTTACCTGCGTCCGAAGCTGTGGGGTGTCCCGCCGCCGCCGCAGGGCACACAGCCCGTCGCGACGGTCCGCAACCTGTCGAGCCCCTTCTGGATCGGTACGCTGCGCCATCCCGAATTGCGTTGCCTGGTCCCGGCGACAAGCTTTGCCCTGTGGTCGGGGCCGGCGGGTGCGAAGCGCCAGCGCTGGGCGTCGATTTCGGGCCGGCCGATCTTCGCTTTCGCCGGCATCCAGCGCCAGAATGAGGATTGGCCGGGCTTCGCGCTGCTGACGACCGATCCGAACGGGCTGCTCGAACGCCTCGCCCCCGGCGCGATGCCGCTGATCCTGCATGCAGAGGATCATGAGCGCTGGCTGACCGCCGAATGGCGCGACGCGGTGCAACTCGTCACGCCCTTCCCCAGCCACTTGATGACGGTCGGTGACCGGCCGCCAGTATAA
- a CDS encoding SRPBCC family protein: protein MIRRTMTLAFVVAAFAAVTEPGAAATGAVRVTTSIEADMSRTMVHEVLVDAPVADVWTAISTPQGWMSWAVPAAWISPADPDILETSYDRTEAPGGPGTVQQRFVARIPGRLLVFRTIKAPAGFPHWETYRGVTSLFEIEPAGRQTRVRLTSTGYPDNDAGRALIAFFERGNAQTLENLQRRFVTGPVDWEKR from the coding sequence ATGATCAGGCGAACCATGACCCTTGCGTTTGTCGTCGCCGCCTTTGCGGCCGTCACGGAGCCTGGTGCAGCCGCGACCGGGGCGGTACGCGTCACGACCTCGATCGAAGCGGATATGTCGCGCACCATGGTCCATGAAGTGCTGGTCGATGCACCAGTGGCGGACGTGTGGACCGCGATCTCGACCCCGCAGGGCTGGATGAGCTGGGCGGTGCCCGCGGCGTGGATCTCGCCGGCCGATCCAGACATACTCGAAACCAGTTACGACCGCACCGAGGCTCCGGGCGGCCCGGGGACGGTCCAGCAGCGGTTCGTGGCGCGGATCCCCGGGCGCCTGCTCGTGTTCCGCACGATCAAGGCGCCTGCGGGATTTCCGCATTGGGAAACCTATCGCGGTGTCACCAGCCTGTTCGAGATCGAGCCTGCGGGGCGCCAGACCCGCGTACGACTGACCTCGACGGGCTATCCCGACAATGATGCCGGCCGGGCGCTGATCGCCTTCTTCGAGCGCGGCAACGCCCAGACGCTGGAAAACCTCCAGCGCCGTTTCGTGACCGGGCCGGTGGATTGGGAAAAGCGCTGA
- a CDS encoding EVE domain-containing protein, translating into MAKQYWLMKSEPDAYPWEQLVREGTGMWDGVRNHTAKLNLMAMKVGDEALFYHSNIGKECVGIMRVTETASPDPTAEEGSPWVIVRVSPVRALKHPVTLAAIKADPALADMDLIRQSRLSVGRVTPAEWKHILKKSEKPEG; encoded by the coding sequence ATGGCAAAGCAATATTGGCTGATGAAATCCGAACCCGACGCCTATCCGTGGGAGCAACTCGTGCGGGAAGGCACTGGGATGTGGGACGGGGTGCGCAATCACACCGCGAAACTGAACCTGATGGCGATGAAAGTCGGCGACGAGGCGCTCTTTTATCACAGCAATATTGGCAAGGAATGCGTGGGGATCATGCGCGTAACCGAAACCGCCTCGCCCGATCCGACCGCCGAAGAGGGCTCGCCCTGGGTCATCGTTCGGGTCTCGCCGGTGCGCGCGCTGAAGCATCCGGTGACGCTCGCGGCGATCAAGGCCGACCCGGCGCTGGCCGACATGGACCTGATCCGCCAGTCGCGGCTGTCGGTCGGGCGCGTGACGCCCGCCGAGTGGAAGCATATCCTGAAGAAGTCGGAGAAGCCCGAGGGCTGA
- a CDS encoding DODA-type extradiol aromatic ring-opening family dioxygenase: MRRLPSLFLSHGSPMMALEPSPARTFLAGLGSQLPRPRAILVVSAHHDAAYQGGRATVTASPAPPTIHDFGGFPDELFAMRYPAPGDPALAERVVELLAGHGLSVTADPERGLDHGAWVPLSLVYPEADIPVVQLSIASNASPEWHYALGQALVPLRDDGVLIVGSGSITHNLRALFSARLPIDAPAPAWVTDFTDWVADRMAAGVVDDVLHSVERAPHGADNHPTPDHILPLFVAMGAGGTALHAERLHHSVTYGLLAMDVYAFD, from the coding sequence ATGCGCCGTCTCCCGAGCCTTTTCCTTTCGCATGGCTCGCCGATGATGGCGCTCGAGCCCAGCCCGGCGCGGACTTTCCTCGCCGGGCTGGGTAGCCAATTGCCGCGTCCGCGCGCGATCCTCGTCGTGTCGGCGCATCACGATGCCGCGTATCAGGGCGGCCGTGCGACCGTCACCGCATCGCCCGCGCCACCTACGATCCACGACTTTGGTGGCTTTCCCGACGAGCTTTTCGCGATGCGCTATCCGGCGCCGGGCGATCCGGCGTTGGCGGAGCGCGTCGTCGAATTGCTCGCGGGACATGGCCTCTCCGTCACCGCCGATCCCGAGCGCGGCCTCGACCATGGCGCATGGGTGCCACTGTCGCTCGTATACCCCGAGGCGGACATCCCGGTGGTCCAGCTCTCGATTGCGTCGAACGCTTCGCCCGAATGGCATTATGCGCTCGGACAGGCGCTTGTGCCTTTGCGCGACGACGGCGTGTTGATTGTCGGATCGGGCAGCATCACGCACAACCTCCGGGCGCTCTTCTCGGCGCGCCTGCCGATCGACGCCCCGGCGCCGGCATGGGTCACCGACTTCACCGACTGGGTCGCCGACCGCATGGCGGCCGGCGTGGTCGACGACGTGCTCCACAGCGTCGAACGCGCGCCGCACGGCGCCGACAACCATCCGACGCCCGACCATATATTGCCGCTGTTCGTCGCGATGGGAGCAGGCGGGACCGCCCTCCATGCCGAACGCCTGCACCACAGCGTCACCTATGGGCTGCTCGCGATGGATGTTTACGCTTTCGACTAA
- a CDS encoding RluA family pseudouridine synthase, whose amino-acid sequence MLLSDRILFLDGEALVIDKPAGLPVDAPRDGSLSLENHLDSLRFGFKRWPLAVHRLDRDTSGCLLLARNPKAHGRFTRAFEGREVEKQYLAIVDGVPEGDSGTIDIALAKVSTAEEGWRMVGDPKGKPSVSHWEKLAVVGDRSLLRFRPETGRTHQLRVHALEGLGFPLVGDPVYGRGGTKTRTLLHAERLVVKRDVKPSIIAEAPFPDSFIALGFAAPEGAEPTRG is encoded by the coding sequence ATGCTCCTTTCAGACCGCATCCTTTTCCTCGATGGCGAAGCCCTCGTCATCGACAAACCGGCGGGGCTTCCCGTCGACGCGCCGCGCGACGGCAGCCTCAGCCTTGAAAACCATCTCGATTCCTTGCGCTTCGGTTTCAAGCGCTGGCCGCTCGCCGTCCATCGGCTCGACCGCGACACCTCGGGCTGCCTGCTGCTTGCGCGCAATCCCAAGGCGCATGGCCGCTTCACGCGCGCCTTCGAAGGCCGTGAGGTCGAAAAGCAATATCTCGCGATCGTCGACGGCGTGCCCGAGGGCGACAGCGGCACGATCGATATCGCGCTCGCCAAGGTCTCGACTGCCGAAGAGGGCTGGCGCATGGTTGGCGACCCGAAAGGCAAGCCGTCGGTCTCGCATTGGGAAAAACTCGCCGTCGTCGGCGACCGCAGCCTGCTGCGCTTCCGCCCCGAAACCGGCCGCACCCACCAGCTGCGCGTCCACGCGCTCGAAGGGCTCGGTTTTCCGCTCGTCGGCGATCCCGTTTACGGACGTGGCGGCACGAAAACGCGCACCCTGCTCCACGCCGAACGGCTGGTCGTAAAACGTGACGTCAAGCCGTCAATAATTGCCGAGGCACCGTTCCCCGACAGCTTTATCGCGCTGGGCTTCGCGGCGCCGGAGGGAGCGGAGCCGACGCGTGGCTGA
- a CDS encoding pirin family protein, whose product MIDIRKFDTLGHANHGWLDARHHFSFANYHDPKRMGWGALRVWNDDAIAAQSGFPPHPHRDMEIITYVRTGAITHRDSMGNSGRTAAGDVQVMSAGTGVTHSEFNLEDEETTLFQIWIMPDRDGGNPGWGARQFPKADRSGQFVTLASGIEGDEALPIRANARVAAATVNAGTSVSYDLEAGRHAYLVAAKGRIRVNGTDADPRDGIALRDVGTITVEALDDAELVLVDSL is encoded by the coding sequence ATGATCGATATCCGCAAATTCGACACGCTGGGCCACGCCAACCACGGCTGGCTCGACGCCCGTCATCACTTTTCGTTCGCCAATTATCACGATCCGAAGCGGATGGGCTGGGGCGCGCTGCGCGTCTGGAACGATGATGCCATCGCGGCGCAGTCGGGTTTCCCCCCGCACCCGCACCGCGACATGGAAATCATCACCTATGTCCGCACCGGCGCGATCACGCACCGCGACTCCATGGGCAACAGCGGCCGCACCGCAGCGGGCGATGTCCAGGTCATGAGCGCCGGCACCGGCGTGACGCACAGCGAGTTCAACCTCGAGGATGAGGAAACGACGCTGTTCCAGATCTGGATCATGCCCGACCGTGATGGCGGCAATCCCGGCTGGGGCGCGCGCCAATTCCCCAAGGCCGACCGGTCGGGACAGTTTGTGACGCTCGCCAGCGGCATCGAGGGCGACGAAGCCCTGCCGATCCGTGCCAATGCCCGTGTCGCCGCAGCAACGGTGAACGCCGGGACAAGCGTCTCTTACGACCTCGAAGCCGGGCGCCACGCCTATCTGGTCGCCGCCAAGGGCCGCATCCGCGTCAATGGCACGGATGCCGACCCCCGCGACGGCATCGCACTCCGCGATGTCGGCACGATCACGGTCGAAGCGCTCGACGACGCCGAACTGGTGCTCGTGGACAGCCTCTGA
- a CDS encoding FMN-dependent NADH-azoreductase, whose amino-acid sequence MSHILRIDSSARHAGSTSRQLTDQLVTRLVEQGYGAAVTHRDLANTPPALLTENWVGANFTDDADRSDDQKAALAASDEMIAELEAADTIVIGVPIYNFSIPAALKAWIDLIARARKTFRYTEAGPEGLLKGKKAYLVVTSGGVPVGSDYDFATGYLRHVLGFVGITDVHIIAADQQMMNGEAINQATTAIDGLKQAA is encoded by the coding sequence ATGAGCCATATTCTCCGCATCGATTCGAGTGCCCGCCATGCCGGTTCGACGAGCCGCCAGCTGACCGACCAGCTCGTGACCCGTCTGGTCGAACAGGGCTATGGGGCCGCCGTTACCCACCGCGACCTCGCCAACACCCCGCCGGCATTGCTGACCGAAAACTGGGTCGGCGCCAATTTCACCGACGATGCCGACCGTTCGGACGACCAGAAAGCCGCGCTCGCCGCATCGGACGAGATGATCGCCGAACTCGAAGCCGCCGACACGATCGTCATCGGCGTGCCCATCTATAATTTCAGCATTCCCGCTGCGCTGAAGGCGTGGATCGACCTCATCGCACGCGCCCGCAAGACCTTCCGCTATACCGAAGCCGGCCCCGAAGGCCTGCTAAAGGGCAAGAAGGCCTATCTCGTCGTCACCTCGGGCGGTGTCCCCGTCGGCAGCGACTATGATTTCGCCACCGGCTATCTGCGCCACGTGCTCGGCTTCGTCGGCATCACCGATGTCCACATCATCGCCGCCGACCAGCAGATGATGAACGGCGAAGCGATCAACCAGGCGACCACCGCAATCGACGGTCTGAAGCAGGCCGCCTGA